In Nodularia sp. LEGE 06071, one DNA window encodes the following:
- a CDS encoding DUF6737 family protein: protein MSEQKPLSPWHYKPWWCQPWSIMLTGVTLMSGSWLLFQTIWLTVLVCIPVFTWMGFFLLIWPKLMIRSGVLESSQPDSIQ, encoded by the coding sequence ATGTCTGAACAGAAACCTTTAAGTCCCTGGCACTACAAACCTTGGTGGTGTCAGCCCTGGTCGATTATGCTGACAGGTGTAACACTGATGAGCGGTAGTTGGTTATTATTCCAAACTATTTGGCTAACCGTCCTAGTTTGCATCCCTGTCTTCACATGGATGGGATTTTTTCTGTTGATTTGGCCAAAACTGATGATTCGCAGTGGCGTTTTAGAATCATCTCAACCTGACTCCATACAGTAA
- a CDS encoding class I SAM-dependent methyltransferase, producing MPQIFPGEVFAKTADFDHGIRQLLPRYDEMLEVITRCLPTTSRRILELGCGTGELTLKILQRFPDAEIIALDYSPRMLQCAGDKITSAGYQQQWTGIQADFGEWAENPEKLDIGSEFDACVSSLAIHHLDDQMKLKLFQRIAASLSQGGYFGNADPTLPESPVLAEVYQAAREEWAAAQGINLTEVRAKVGSSSQQGYSSQDQLATVDTQLQMLATSGFKTVTVPWKYYGLAVFAAWI from the coding sequence ATGCCACAAATATTTCCCGGAGAAGTATTCGCCAAGACTGCGGATTTTGATCATGGTATTCGCCAACTCTTACCCCGATATGATGAAATGTTGGAGGTAATTACTCGGTGTCTCCCTACTACAAGTCGCCGCATTTTAGAACTAGGTTGCGGTACAGGGGAACTGACTCTGAAAATCTTGCAGCGCTTTCCCGATGCGGAAATCATTGCTCTAGATTACTCACCGCGAATGTTGCAATGTGCCGGTGATAAAATCACATCTGCTGGATATCAACAACAATGGACTGGGATACAAGCAGATTTTGGCGAATGGGCAGAAAATCCCGAAAAGCTGGATATTGGTAGCGAATTTGATGCTTGTGTGTCATCTTTGGCAATTCACCATCTCGATGATCAGATGAAGCTGAAGTTATTTCAACGAATTGCGGCAAGTCTTAGCCAAGGCGGATATTTTGGCAATGCAGACCCAACATTACCAGAATCACCTGTCCTAGCAGAAGTTTACCAGGCAGCACGAGAGGAATGGGCAGCTGCACAGGGAATTAATTTAACAGAGGTGCGGGCTAAAGTTGGTAGTAGCAGTCAGCAAGGATACTCTAGTCAAGACCAACTCGCTACTGTAGATACGCAATTACAAATGCTGGCTACATCTGGGTTTAAGACCGTAACAGTACCTTGGAAATATTACGGTTTAGCTGTGTTTGCTGCTTGGATCTAA
- a CDS encoding hemolysin family protein — MLQLVIIVLVVILGSALCSSTETALFSVSTLRVRQLAQSNNPSAVALLAIRENMNRPIATIVIMNNIFNIVGSIITGSIASQVLGDTWLGIFSGMFTFLIIIFAEIIPKTIGERYSEQIAMLTALPVTGLSIAFTPLVWIIENLTARFFKTKKRPTTNEAEIKLLANIGQQEGIIQSDEAEMIQRVFRLNDVTAADLMTPRIMLTYILGHLTLEEAKKDIIASQHTRIIVVDEFIDQVIGFALKENLLTAMVEGNNQENIANLARKVNFVPEIIPADKLMKNFIAAREHLAVVVDEYGGVAGVVTLEDVLEVITGEIVDETDRTVDLQEIARKKREKMLQSINVSHPN; from the coding sequence ATGCTACAGCTTGTAATCATTGTGTTGGTTGTTATTTTAGGTTCAGCGCTTTGTTCTAGTACAGAAACAGCGCTGTTTTCTGTTTCTACCCTCAGAGTCAGACAATTAGCACAATCAAATAATCCTTCAGCCGTTGCACTTTTGGCGATTCGAGAAAATATGAATCGACCGATTGCAACCATTGTTATAATGAATAATATTTTTAATATTGTTGGCAGTATTATTACAGGTAGCATTGCGAGTCAAGTATTAGGAGATACTTGGCTGGGGATATTTTCGGGAATGTTTACCTTCTTGATTATCATCTTTGCTGAAATCATTCCGAAGACAATTGGAGAGCGCTATTCTGAACAAATTGCCATGCTCACAGCTTTACCTGTGACTGGACTTTCTATAGCTTTCACACCCTTAGTGTGGATTATCGAAAATCTGACGGCACGCTTTTTTAAAACCAAAAAACGACCAACTACAAATGAGGCGGAAATTAAGCTGCTGGCGAATATTGGTCAACAAGAGGGGATTATTCAAAGCGATGAAGCAGAAATGATCCAACGGGTGTTTAGATTAAATGATGTCACAGCCGCAGATTTGATGACACCGCGAATTATGTTGACATATATCCTAGGTCATCTAACTCTTGAGGAAGCCAAAAAAGATATTATTGCTTCTCAACATACCCGGATTATTGTAGTTGATGAGTTTATTGATCAAGTAATTGGATTTGCTTTAAAGGAGAATTTACTCACAGCGATGGTTGAAGGAAATAATCAGGAAAACATTGCTAATTTAGCTCGAAAAGTTAACTTCGTTCCTGAAATAATTCCAGCCGATAAACTGATGAAAAATTTCATCGCAGCGCGTGAACATCTGGCTGTGGTTGTTGATGAATATGGAGGTGTGGCTGGTGTGGTCACTTTGGAAGATGTGCTGGAAGTAATCACCGGTGAAATTGTCGATGAGACTGATAGAACAGTAGATTTACAAGAAATTGCCCGGAAGAAGCGAGAAAAAATGTTGCAGTCTATTAATGTTAGTCACCCCAACTAA
- a CDS encoding RelA/SpoT family protein: MSSILINSTTDLALPEWLIKCLRESSAYKGEAEEHRKYSDAVLIGQAFEFAYQLHEGQYRKSGELYISHPVAVAGLLRDLGGSPAMIAAGFLHDVVEDTDVTSEDIESRFGPEVRQLVEGVTKLSKINFTSKTESQAENFRRMFLAMAQDIRVIVVKLADRLHNMRTLQYMSESSRRRSAQETRDIFAPLANRLGMWRIKWELEDLSFKYLEPEAFRQMQEHVSEKRTAREEKLAKTTDMLRERLQQAGIHCHDISGRPKHLYSIYQKMQRQQKEFHEIYDLAALRIIVQTNEECYRALAVVHDAFRPIPSRFKDYIGLPKPNRYQSLHTGVIGLTGRPLEIQIRTVEMHHVAEYGIAAHWKYKETGGSTSQLTNADEKFTWLRHLLEWQSDLKDAQEYLDSVKDNLFEDDVYVFTPKGDVVPLSPGATCIDFAYHIHTEVGNHCAGARVNGRMVPLSTGLQNGAIVEIITQKNSHPSLDWLNFARSSAAKYRIKQWYKRSRRDENVARGRELLEKELGKTGFDNLLKSEAMHIVAEKCNYHSTEDLLAGLGYGEITLNLVLNRWREVAKGQQPANVIPLFPGKELPTTSKTVRDAPPHSTRPCDSPIIGVEGLVYHLAGCCTPIAGEPIIGVVTRGRGISVHRQGCNNLETVEYERLVPVSWNSATEHISRPHTYPVNVQIEALDRVGVLKDILSRLSDQGINVRHAQVKTSIGQPALIDLGIDIRDRLQLEQVFTQIKKMSDILNIRRLGQIDE, encoded by the coding sequence ATGAGCAGCATACTGATAAATTCCACAACCGATCTCGCTCTTCCGGAATGGCTGATCAAATGCTTAAGAGAATCTTCAGCATATAAGGGCGAAGCCGAAGAACACCGAAAATATAGTGATGCCGTCTTAATTGGTCAGGCATTTGAATTTGCTTATCAACTGCATGAGGGACAGTACCGCAAATCGGGTGAACTATATATTAGTCATCCCGTTGCTGTAGCTGGATTGCTGCGAGATTTGGGGGGCAGTCCTGCTATGATAGCAGCTGGATTTCTTCATGATGTAGTTGAAGATACAGATGTCACAAGCGAAGATATAGAATCACGCTTTGGGCCAGAAGTCCGGCAATTGGTAGAAGGTGTCACCAAGCTGTCTAAAATAAATTTCACCAGCAAAACCGAAAGCCAAGCGGAAAACTTCCGGCGGATGTTTTTGGCTATGGCGCAGGATATCCGGGTAATTGTGGTGAAACTGGCAGACCGTTTGCATAATATGCGAACTTTACAATATATGTCAGAATCCAGCCGCCGTCGCAGCGCTCAAGAAACCAGAGATATATTTGCCCCCTTAGCAAATCGCTTGGGAATGTGGCGGATAAAATGGGAATTGGAAGACTTGTCTTTCAAATATCTGGAACCAGAAGCTTTTCGCCAAATGCAGGAACACGTTTCCGAAAAACGGACGGCGCGAGAAGAGAAACTGGCGAAAACTACAGATATGTTGCGAGAGCGTTTGCAGCAAGCCGGCATTCACTGTCATGATATTAGTGGTCGTCCCAAGCACCTTTATAGCATTTATCAAAAAATGCAAAGGCAGCAAAAAGAATTTCATGAAATTTACGATTTGGCTGCCCTGCGGATTATAGTCCAGACCAATGAAGAATGCTATCGGGCTTTGGCAGTAGTTCATGATGCTTTTCGCCCGATTCCCTCTCGATTTAAGGATTACATTGGATTGCCCAAGCCTAACCGATACCAGTCGTTGCATACTGGAGTGATTGGACTGACTGGCCGTCCTTTGGAGATTCAAATTCGGACTGTAGAAATGCATCATGTCGCTGAATATGGGATTGCAGCCCATTGGAAGTACAAAGAAACAGGTGGTTCTACTAGCCAGTTGACAAATGCAGATGAAAAGTTTACTTGGTTAAGACATCTGCTGGAATGGCAAAGTGATCTCAAGGACGCTCAAGAATATCTTGATAGTGTCAAAGACAATCTATTTGAAGATGATGTCTATGTCTTCACCCCAAAGGGGGATGTTGTACCTTTAAGCCCTGGTGCTACGTGTATAGATTTTGCTTATCATATTCATACGGAAGTCGGCAACCACTGTGCAGGGGCGCGGGTGAATGGTCGCATGGTACCTTTGTCAACGGGGTTGCAAAATGGCGCGATTGTCGAGATTATTACCCAAAAGAACAGCCATCCCAGTTTGGATTGGTTGAACTTTGCCAGGAGTTCGGCTGCGAAGTATCGGATTAAACAATGGTACAAGCGATCGCGCCGCGATGAAAATGTAGCTCGTGGACGAGAATTATTAGAAAAGGAACTGGGTAAAACAGGTTTTGATAACTTGCTGAAATCAGAAGCCATGCATATCGTGGCGGAAAAGTGTAATTACCACAGCACGGAAGATTTACTCGCAGGTTTGGGTTACGGTGAAATTACTCTCAACCTAGTGCTAAATCGCTGGCGAGAAGTAGCTAAAGGACAACAACCTGCTAACGTTATTCCTTTATTTCCCGGAAAAGAACTACCAACCACATCAAAAACTGTCCGCGATGCGCCTCCCCACAGCACACGTCCTTGTGATTCACCCATTATCGGCGTAGAAGGTTTGGTGTATCACTTAGCTGGGTGTTGTACCCCAATAGCTGGTGAACCAATTATTGGTGTGGTAACAAGAGGTAGAGGAATTTCTGTCCATCGCCAAGGGTGCAATAATTTAGAGACTGTGGAGTATGAGCGCTTAGTACCAGTAAGTTGGAACTCAGCCACCGAACATATCAGCCGTCCCCACACTTACCCAGTGAATGTGCAAATCGAAGCCCTTGACCGTGTGGGAGTATTGAAGGATATTTTATCCCGGTTGAGTGACCAGGGGATCAATGTGCGTCATGCACAGGTGAAAACTTCCATTGGTCAACCAGCGTTGATTGATTTAGGAATAGATATACGCGATCGCTTACAACTAGAGCAAGTATTTACTCAAATCAAGAAAATGAGCGACATTTTAAACATCCGTCGCCTTGGTCAAATTGACGAATAG
- the patD gene encoding heterocyst frequency control protein PatD: MSLNLEKYQTLATLLEQVRSDTTATEVTAPNLRKGVSLLQQMFRQQIIPLPEGSSRVQSYRTEISKQLRLLEIDVMFFQGSRQASTAEGRLKTISDRLTTLIQYCEAILQQEPEEEK; encoded by the coding sequence ATGTCTCTAAATCTTGAGAAATATCAGACACTAGCAACTTTGCTAGAGCAAGTACGTTCTGATACCACCGCTACCGAAGTAACCGCACCTAATCTGCGAAAGGGTGTATCCTTGTTGCAGCAAATGTTTCGGCAGCAGATTATTCCTTTGCCTGAAGGAAGTTCGCGGGTACAATCCTATCGGACGGAAATTAGTAAGCAGTTGCGCTTGTTGGAAATTGATGTCATGTTTTTCCAAGGATCGCGGCAAGCATCGACGGCCGAAGGGAGGCTGAAGACGATCAGCGATCGCCTGACTACTCTCATTCAATACTGTGAAGCTATTCTCCAACAAGAACCGGAGGAGGAAAAATAA
- the murG gene encoding undecaprenyldiphospho-muramoylpentapeptide beta-N-acetylglucosaminyltransferase, with protein sequence MANAPIKLLIAASGTGGHLFPAIALAEKLPDYQIEWLGVPNRLETQLVPKQYPLNTIAVEGFQQGFGLSTLRILGQLMAAILEVRRILKQGNFQGVVTTGGYIAGPSVIAACSLGLPVIFHESNAFPGKVTRFFGPWCSVVALGFAEASKYLPRAKNVWVGTPVRSQFLDAGLDTSLDLPIPDGVPLIVVFGGSQGAVAVNQLVRQSAAAWFDAGAYVVHLTGDRDPEADRLKHSQYIALPFYDNMAALLRRANLAISRAGAGSLTELGICGTPAILIPYPFAAEDHQTYNADVFTQSGAALTFKQSELTTEILQTQVLNLLQSPTELAKMAENAKAIAVPDSAEKLASLVREIVEQ encoded by the coding sequence ATGGCAAACGCACCGATAAAATTATTAATAGCTGCCAGTGGGACAGGTGGACACTTGTTTCCGGCGATCGCACTGGCCGAGAAATTGCCAGATTATCAAATAGAATGGCTGGGTGTCCCCAATCGTTTAGAAACTCAACTTGTCCCCAAACAGTATCCTTTGAATACTATTGCAGTTGAAGGGTTCCAGCAAGGATTTGGATTATCCACACTACGCATCTTGGGTCAGCTGATGGCGGCGATTCTGGAAGTACGGCGCATCCTCAAACAAGGTAATTTTCAAGGTGTAGTCACTACAGGGGGTTATATCGCTGGACCAAGTGTCATTGCGGCGTGTTCCCTGGGATTACCTGTAATTTTTCATGAATCTAACGCTTTCCCAGGTAAAGTCACCCGATTTTTTGGCCCTTGGTGCAGTGTGGTGGCTTTAGGATTTGCCGAGGCTAGTAAGTATTTACCTCGTGCGAAAAATGTCTGGGTGGGTACTCCTGTGCGGTCTCAATTTCTGGATGCAGGACTTGATACATCACTGGATTTACCAATTCCGGATGGTGTTCCTTTAATTGTGGTCTTTGGGGGAAGTCAGGGGGCGGTGGCGGTGAATCAGTTAGTGCGCCAGTCAGCTGCTGCTTGGTTTGATGCAGGTGCTTATGTGGTACATTTGACAGGCGATCGCGATCCGGAAGCCGATCGCCTCAAGCATTCACAATACATAGCATTACCGTTTTACGATAATATGGCGGCATTATTAAGACGAGCCAATTTAGCCATTAGTCGGGCTGGTGCTGGTAGTTTGACAGAATTAGGGATATGTGGAACCCCAGCGATCTTGATTCCTTACCCCTTTGCGGCGGAAGACCATCAAACTTACAATGCAGATGTATTTACTCAATCTGGTGCAGCCTTAACTTTTAAGCAATCAGAGTTAACCACAGAGATATTGCAAACTCAGGTTTTAAATTTATTACAATCACCAACCGAATTAGCCAAGATGGCAGAAAATGCTAAGGCGATCGCAGTTCCTGATAGTGCCGAAAAGTTAGCTTCTTTAGTCCGTGAAATAGTTGAGCAGTGA
- a CDS encoding cobalamin-binding protein, with product MANDSVRIVSLIPGGTEILAALGLTDKIVGRSHECDYPPEIQNLPVCTQARLSSDDPSRKIHDDVNDLLQSALSIYQIKTDILEKLQPTHIITQDQCDVCAVSLADVEKAVASLVHSSPQIISLKPNLLEDVWQDIERVGNIFGVDSVHVLENLAARVTICQSKLQGLSLTEVPTVACIEWTDPLMTAANWIPELVNLAGGQSQFSLTGQPSACVPWETLLQSNPDIIIFMPCGFDLNRTRQEAKLLTQRPDWQKLHASHSGRVYITDGNAFFNRPGPRLADSLEILAEILHPEIFDYGYKGTAWDAI from the coding sequence ATGGCAAATGACAGTGTGAGGATTGTTTCTCTGATTCCCGGTGGAACCGAGATTTTGGCCGCCCTGGGATTGACAGATAAAATTGTCGGGCGATCGCATGAATGTGATTACCCTCCAGAAATTCAAAATCTTCCCGTTTGTACCCAAGCACGCTTAAGCTCCGATGATCCTAGCCGCAAAATTCACGATGATGTCAATGATTTATTACAATCGGCTTTAAGCATCTATCAAATCAAAACAGATATTTTAGAGAAATTACAACCCACCCACATTATCACTCAAGACCAGTGTGATGTCTGTGCAGTCAGCCTTGCAGATGTAGAAAAAGCTGTTGCTAGTCTCGTCCACAGCTCACCTCAGATTATTTCCTTAAAACCTAATCTTCTGGAAGATGTTTGGCAAGATATTGAGCGCGTAGGAAATATATTTGGCGTAGACTCAGTTCACGTATTAGAAAATTTAGCAGCTCGCGTCACAATTTGTCAGAGCAAACTCCAAGGGCTTTCTTTAACAGAAGTACCCACAGTCGCCTGTATTGAGTGGACAGATCCTTTAATGACCGCCGCCAATTGGATTCCTGAACTAGTGAACTTAGCAGGAGGTCAGTCACAGTTTAGTCTTACAGGTCAGCCCTCTGCTTGTGTGCCTTGGGAAACATTGTTACAGAGCAATCCAGATATTATCATTTTTATGCCCTGTGGCTTTGATTTAAATCGGACTCGTCAAGAAGCCAAATTATTAACTCAACGTCCAGATTGGCAAAAACTTCACGCTAGCCACAGTGGCAGAGTTTATATTACTGATGGTAATGCCTTCTTCAATCGTCCAGGGCCACGCCTAGCAGATTCTCTCGAAATTTTGGCAGAAATTTTGCATCCAGAAATTTTCGATTATGGCTATAAAGGAACCGCCTGGGATGCTATATAA